In Candidatus Krumholzibacteriia bacterium, one DNA window encodes the following:
- a CDS encoding sigma-54 dependent transcriptional regulator, translating into MTILIIDDEKTIRWSLGEGLRNNGFDILEAASGEEGLQLFADKSPDCVLLDMRLPGIDGLEVLRRMRKENTDVPVIVMTAYGEVDKAVEAMKLGSFDFVTKPFMIEKMKVSIEHALTTTRLRSQLRSLERSRGEWESNFVGKSTAMQDVFRVVRKIGQSKATTVLITGESGTGKELVARAIHEASSCEGPFVEINCGALPEPLLESELFGHEKGAFTDAKARKRGLVEVAEGGTLFLDEIGEMGLTLQTRLLRVIENKTFRRVGGVEDLGVRTRIVAATNRNLEQAVEEGAFRKDLYYRLKVIPIELPSLRQRLGDVALIANYFIEHYNHELNKHVHRLSPEVTDILQSYGWPGNVRELKNVIERAMLLEAEEDILPQHLPVELVSPNTQVVKHSASVLDESFKPTSLRVMEYFFITKTLEATNGNKSQAAKLLGISRQTLREKLKGFEGAQTGAAHVVEAASVDL; encoded by the coding sequence ATGACCATCCTGATCATCGACGACGAGAAGACGATCCGTTGGTCCCTCGGCGAGGGCCTGCGCAACAACGGCTTCGACATCCTCGAGGCGGCCTCGGGGGAAGAAGGGCTGCAGCTCTTTGCCGACAAGTCGCCGGACTGCGTGCTCCTCGACATGCGCTTGCCGGGCATCGACGGCCTGGAAGTGCTGCGCCGCATGCGCAAGGAGAACACCGACGTGCCCGTCATCGTCATGACGGCCTACGGCGAGGTGGACAAGGCTGTGGAGGCCATGAAGCTCGGCAGCTTCGACTTCGTCACCAAGCCTTTCATGATCGAGAAGATGAAGGTGAGCATCGAACACGCCCTCACCACGACGCGCCTGCGCAGCCAGCTGCGCTCCCTGGAGCGGAGCCGCGGCGAGTGGGAGTCCAACTTCGTCGGCAAGAGCACGGCGATGCAGGACGTCTTCCGCGTGGTGCGCAAGATCGGGCAAAGCAAGGCGACCACGGTGCTCATCACCGGGGAAAGCGGCACCGGCAAGGAGCTGGTGGCCCGGGCCATCCACGAAGCCTCCAGCTGCGAGGGTCCGTTCGTGGAGATCAACTGCGGCGCCCTCCCGGAACCCCTGCTGGAGAGCGAGCTCTTCGGCCACGAGAAGGGCGCTTTCACCGATGCCAAGGCGCGCAAACGCGGTCTCGTCGAGGTCGCCGAGGGCGGCACCCTTTTCCTGGACGAGATCGGTGAGATGGGGCTGACGCTGCAGACGCGCCTGCTGCGGGTCATCGAAAACAAGACCTTCCGGCGGGTCGGTGGTGTGGAGGACCTCGGGGTCCGCACCCGCATCGTCGCCGCCACCAACCGCAATCTGGAGCAGGCGGTGGAGGAGGGGGCCTTCCGCAAGGACCTCTACTACCGTCTGAAAGTGATCCCCATCGAGCTGCCCTCCTTACGCCAGCGCCTCGGTGACGTGGCGCTCATCGCCAACTACTTCATCGAGCACTACAACCACGAGCTCAACAAGCACGTGCACCGCCTGTCGCCGGAGGTCACCGACATCCTGCAGAGCTACGGCTGGCCGGGGAACGTGCGGGAGCTCAAGAACGTCATCGAACGCGCCATGCTCCTGGAGGCGGAGGAAGACATCCTGCCCCAGCATCTGCCGGTGGAGCTGGTGTCGCCGAACACGCAGGTGGTCAAGCACAGCGCCTCGGTGCTGGACGAGAGCTTCAAACCCACGAGCTTGCGGGTCATGGAGTACTTCTTCATCACCAAGACACTGGAAGCGACGAACGGCAACAAA
- a CDS encoding ATP-binding protein, which yields MSVQRRTLFASGEPAPASDAGRGAATPRADSRETVPGGRSASPGAAAQLLEGSRSELRRRVSQLTTLYQIGRAISESRNWTEALDYFLATLCDYLEVRGAGILLYSREGTVLAPRRVLSIPDAEVRTCGERLLAAQTTGPGLGEIHALDCYVADRGLVCNGHGDRWRFTVLPLLYRRAPLGFLLLDKKEWEGPSFAAQLFFLQTIQTLLTEEVANAVHLSRLVDLKNFNEAVLESIESGVLTATEQGDIHFANRLARRLLGLAETQESLPALRFEELFRLGGGGDAFARVLAAPDGRCSFEGLLHRRDGRRVPIQLRTSRIVNPGDSQPLILLAFEDLTERRLLEEQVRRADRLRSLGELSAAIAHEVRNPLQGISLTLSNLRPYLQPGAERYVEVMFQEVERLDSIVGNILSFARPAPPQPRLVSLSEICSRAVELARERATQHRVDLHLEAAALEDPVAEVDEGQILQVVLNLVMNAIDASPPSGSVRLRLCTPERPLLPGAEAPAGYCRIEVRDRGPGVPDEVRHKLFDPFFTTKPEGTGLGLAVSQKIIEEHHGVIHVERGDDETLFVVELPRRFIAAYEIITPRQGEDATGCG from the coding sequence ATGTCCGTCCAGCGCCGGACTCTATTCGCTTCGGGCGAGCCTGCTCCCGCGAGCGACGCGGGCAGGGGAGCAGCGACCCCGCGGGCGGACAGCCGCGAGACAGTCCCGGGGGGCCGCAGCGCCTCCCCTGGGGCCGCGGCACAGCTTCTCGAGGGCTCCCGTAGCGAGCTCCGCCGCCGCGTCTCCCAGCTGACCACGCTGTACCAGATCGGTCGCGCCATCAGCGAGTCCCGTAACTGGACCGAGGCGCTCGACTACTTCTTGGCGACCCTGTGCGACTACCTCGAGGTGCGTGGCGCCGGCATCCTCCTCTATAGCCGCGAGGGCACCGTCCTCGCCCCGCGTCGTGTGCTCTCGATCCCGGACGCCGAAGTGCGCACTTGCGGCGAGCGCCTGCTCGCGGCGCAAACGACCGGGCCGGGGCTTGGCGAGATCCACGCCCTCGACTGCTATGTCGCCGACCGCGGTCTCGTCTGCAACGGACACGGCGACCGCTGGCGTTTCACCGTGCTGCCCTTGCTCTACCGCCGCGCGCCCCTCGGTTTCCTCCTCCTGGACAAGAAGGAATGGGAAGGTCCGAGCTTCGCCGCCCAGCTCTTTTTCCTGCAGACGATCCAGACGTTGCTCACGGAAGAAGTGGCCAATGCCGTCCACCTTTCCCGTCTGGTGGACCTGAAGAACTTCAACGAGGCGGTGCTGGAGAGCATCGAAAGCGGCGTGCTCACGGCAACCGAGCAAGGCGACATCCACTTCGCCAACCGCCTGGCCCGGCGCCTCCTGGGACTCGCGGAGACCCAGGAGAGCTTGCCGGCGCTTCGCTTCGAAGAGCTCTTCCGGCTCGGCGGCGGCGGCGACGCCTTCGCCCGCGTCCTCGCGGCCCCCGACGGGCGCTGCAGCTTCGAAGGCCTGCTGCACCGTCGCGACGGCCGGCGGGTCCCGATCCAGCTGCGCACCAGCCGCATCGTCAACCCCGGCGACTCGCAGCCCCTCATCCTCCTCGCTTTCGAGGACCTGACCGAGCGCCGGCTCCTGGAGGAGCAGGTGCGCCGTGCCGACCGGCTGCGCTCCCTCGGAGAACTCTCGGCCGCCATCGCTCACGAGGTGCGCAATCCGTTGCAGGGGATCTCGCTCACCCTCTCCAATCTGCGTCCTTATCTGCAGCCGGGCGCCGAGCGTTACGTGGAGGTCATGTTCCAGGAGGTGGAGAGGCTCGATTCCATCGTCGGCAACATCTTGAGCTTCGCGCGTCCGGCACCGCCGCAGCCGCGGCTGGTGTCGCTGTCCGAAATCTGCTCCCGCGCCGTGGAGCTGGCGCGGGAACGCGCCACGCAGCACCGCGTCGACCTCCACCTGGAAGCGGCAGCCCTGGAAGATCCGGTGGCGGAGGTGGACGAGGGGCAGATCCTGCAGGTCGTGCTCAACCTGGTGATGAACGCCATCGACGCCTCGCCACCCTCGGGGAGCGTCCGCCTGCGCTTGTGCACGCCGGAACGGCCGCTCCTGCCCGGCGCCGAGGCTCCTGCCGGCTACTGCCGCATCGAGGTGCGGGATCGAGGGCCGGGAGTGCCCGACGAGGTTCGTCACAAGCTCTTCGATCCGTTCTTCACCACCAAGCCCGAGGGTACCGGTCTCGGCCTGGCGGTGAGCCAGAAAATCATCGAGGAACACCACGGTGTGATCCACGTGGAACGGGGCGACGACGAGACGCTCTTCGTCGTCGAGCTGCCCCGGCGCTTTATCGCTGCCTACGAAATCATCACGCCGCGGCAAGGGGAGGACGCGACTGGATGCGGATGA